One Hemibagrus wyckioides isolate EC202008001 linkage group LG09, SWU_Hwy_1.0, whole genome shotgun sequence DNA segment encodes these proteins:
- the ythdf2 gene encoding YTH domain-containing family protein 2 gives MNHLDPIQRPKGQGNKVQNGAVAQKETLNDDEFEPYLNAQPRQSNAYTAMSDSYMPSYYSPSIGFTYSLNEAAWSTGGDPPMPYLTSYGQLSNGEHHFLPDAMFGQSGALGSNPFLGQHGFNFFPSGIDFSAWGNSSSQGQSTQSYAYAPSSLGGAVIDGQSPFTANEPLNKAVGMNSLDQGMAGLKIGAGDMTPKVVGSGLPGGPLNQVSAAPSMPAPSIAPAKVASWADIASKPAKPQPKIKTKGTLGGTNLPPPPIKHNMDIGTWDNKGAVPKAATPQQPALPTNGQPPNQASPQPAAPAGGVPQLPLTNGQLAPPNVPLGQHPQAPNGQPGMAPPQLQGPPPPAQPSQPTRWVPPRNRANGFGDAAGGASQSPPSAGIGGVSVPPEPHPVLEKLRLVNNYNPKDFDWNPKQGRVFIIKSYSEDDIHRSIKYNVWCSTEHGNKRLDAAYRSLGGKGPLYLLFSVNGSGHFCGVAEMRSPVDYNTCAGVWSQDKWKGRFDVRWIFVKDVPNSQLRHIRLENNENKPVTNSRDTQEVPLEKARQVLKIIAGYKHTTSIFDDFSHYEKRQEEEESVKKVEVQGNDPYSSNHSRSHYRVQDRQGRVK, from the exons ATGAATCACCTGGACCCAATCCAGAGACCGAAAGGCCAAGGAAACAAAG tGCAAAACGGAGCTGTTGCCCAAAAGGAGACTTTAAATGATGATGAGTTCGAGCCTTATCTGAACGCTCAGCCCAGACAG AGCAATGCATATACGGCCATGTCCGACTCCTATATGCCTAGCTACTATAGCCCCTCCATAGGATTCACCTACTCGCTTAATGAAGCGGCGTGGTCCACAGGTGGTGATCCTCCCATGCCCTACCTGACCTCTTATGGACAGCTTAGCAATGGGGAGCACCACTTCCTCCCAGATGCCATGTTTGGGCAGTCAGGGGCACTTGGGAGCAACCCTTTCCTGGGTCAGCATGGTTTCAACTTTTTCCCCAGCGGGATTGACTTCTCTGCCTGGGGGAACAGCAGCTCTCAGGGACAGTCCACACAGAGTTACGCCTACGCACCCAGCTCGCTCGGGGGTGCTGTGATTGATGGACAGTCTCCATTTACCGCCAACGAGCCTCTTAACAAGGCTGTAGGGATGAACAGTTTGGACCAGGGTATGGCAGGGCTTAAGATCGGGGCAGGAGACATGACACCTAAAGTTGTTGGTTCTGGACTTCCTGGTGGACCTTTGAATCAGGTATCAGCAGCTCCCAGCATGCCCGCACCTTCTATTGCGCCTGCCAAAGTGGCATCCTGGGCGGACATCGCCAGCAAGCCTGCCAAGCCCCAGCCTAAGATCAAGACTAAAGGCACCTTGGGGGGCACAAACCTTCCCCCTCCACCAATCAAACACAATATGGATATTGGCACATGGGATAACAAAGGGGCGGTGCCGAAAGCAGCAACACCTCAACAGCCAGCACTGCCCACCAATGGACAGCCTCCCAATCAGGCCTCCCCTCAGCCAGCTGCACCTGCCGGAGGGGTGCCGCAGCTTCCCCTCACCAATGGACAGCTTGCACCTCCTAACGTTCCATTAGGACAGCATCCCCAGGCTCCAAATGGGCAGCCAGGTATGGCTCCACCTCAACTTCAAGGCCCACCCCCTCCTGCACAACCTTCTCAACCGACCCGCTGGGTCCCTCCTCGTAACCGTGCCAACGGCTTTGGAGATGCAGCAGGAGGGGCCAGCCAATCCCCTCCCAGTGCCGGTATAGGTGGCGTCAGCGTGCCACCAGAACCGCACCCGGTCCTTGAGAAGCTGCGTCTTGTCAACAACTACAATCCGAAGGACTTTGACTGGAACCCCAAGCAGGGacgtgtgtttataataaagaGCTACTCGGAGGACGACATCCACCGCTCAATCAAGTACAACGTGTGGTGCAGCACGGAGCATGGCAACAAGCGTCTGGACGCAGCATACCGCTCTCTGGGCGGAAAGGGCCCCCTGTACCTGCTTTTCAGCGTCAACGGTAGCGGCCATTTCTGTGGTGTGGCTGAAATGCGCTCACCCGTGGACTACAACACGTGCGCTGGCGTGTGGTCGCAGGATAAGTGGAAGGGTCGGTTCGATGTGCGTTGGATCTTTGTCAAGGACGTGCCCAACAGCCAGCTGCGTCACATCCGCTTGGAGAACAACGAGAACAAGCCAGTGACCAACTCGCGTGACACGCAGGAGGTCCCACTCGAAAAAGCGCGGCAGGTGCTCAAGATCATCGCGGGCTACAAGCACACCACCTCTATCTTCGACGACTTCTCACACTATGAGAAGCgccaggaggaggaggagagtgtTAAAAAG GTGGAGGTGCAGGGGAACGACCCATACTCGAGTAATCACAGCCGGAGTCACTACAGAGTGCAG GATCGTCAAGGACGTGTCAAGTAA